One segment of Eschrichtius robustus isolate mEscRob2 chromosome 3, mEscRob2.pri, whole genome shotgun sequence DNA contains the following:
- the PPOX gene encoding protoporphyrinogen oxidase isoform X2, producing MGRTVVVLGGGISGLAASYHLSRAPCPPKVVLVEGSERLGGWIRSVRGPDGAVFELGPRGIRPAGVLGARTLLMVSELGLDSEVLPVRGDHAAAQNRFLYVGGALHALPSGIRGLLRPSPPFSKPLFWAGLKELTTPRGKDPDETVHSFAERRLGPEVASLAMDSLCRGVFAGNSRELSMRSCFPSLFQAEQTHRSILLGLLLGAGQGPQPDSALIRQARAERWSQWSLRGGLETLPQALNTHLTSRGVSVLRGQPVCGLSLQAEGCWKVSLGDSNLEADHIISAIPASVLSKLLPAEAAPLARALSTITAVSVAVVNLQYRGARLPVQGFGHLVPSSEDPGILGIVYDSVAFPEQDGSPPGLRVTVMLGGSWLQTLEARGSVLSQELFQKEAEKAAATQLGLKEPPSHCLVHLHKNCIPQYTLGHWQKLESATQFLAAQKLPLTLAGASYEGVAVNDCIESGRQAAARVLGTEPNS from the exons ATGGGCCGGACCGTGGTCGTGCTGGGCGGAGGGATCAGCGGCTTGGCCGCTAGTTACCACCTGAGCCGGGCCCCTTGTCCCCCCAAG GTGGTCTTGGTGGAGGGCAGCGAGCGCCTGGGAGGCTGGATCCGCTCGGTACGAGGCCCAGATGGTGCTGTCTTTGAACTTGGACCTCGAGGAATTCGgccggcgggagtcctgggagcCCGGACCCTGCTCATG GTTTCCGAGCTTGGCTTGGACTCAGAAGTGTTGCCTGTCCGGGGAGACCATGCAGCTGCCCAGAACAGGTTCCTGTATGTAGGTGGCGCCCTGCACGCCCTGCCCTCTGGCATCAG GGGGCTACTCCGCCCTTCACCTCCCTTCTCCAAACCTCTGTTCTGGGCTGGGCTGAAGGAGTTGACTACGCCCCGGGGCAAAGACCCTGATGAGACTGTGCACAGTTTCGCCGAGCGCCGCCTTGGTCCTGAG GTGGCGTCTCTAGCCATGGACAGTCTTTGCCGTGGAGTGTTTGCAGGCAACAGCCGTGAGCTCAGCATGAGGTCCTGCTTTCCCAGTCTCTTCCAAGCTGAGCAAACCCATCGTTCCATATTactggggctgctgctgggggCAG GGCAGGGCCCACAGCCAGACTCAGCACTTATTCGCCAGGCTCGGGCTGAGCGCTGGAGCCAGTGGTCACTCCGTGGAGGGCTGGAgacattgcctcaggcccttaaCACCCACCTGACTAGTAGGGGTGTCAGTGTTCTCAGAGGCCAGCCAGTCTGTGGGCTCAGCCTCCAAGCAGAAGGGTGCTGGAAG GTGTCTCTAGGGGACAGCAACCTGGAGGCTGACCACATTATTAGTGCCATTCCAGCTTCAG TGCTCAGCAAGCTGCTCCCTGCTGAGGCTGCACCTCTGGCTCGTGCTCTGAGTACCATCACTGCTGTGTCTGTGGCTGTGGTGAATCTACAGTACCGAGGAGCTCGTCTGCCTGTCCAG gGATTTGGACATCTGGTGCCATCCTCAGAAGACCCAGGCATCCTGGGAATCGTGTATGACTCAGTTGCTTTCCCTGAGCAGGATGGGAGCCCCCCTGGCCTCAGAGTGACT GTGATGTTGGGAGGTTCCTGGTTACAGACATTAGAAGCCAGGGGCAGTGTCTTATCTCAGGAGCTGTTCCAAAAGGAGGCAGAGAAAGCAGCTGCCACTCAGTTAGGACTGAAGGAGCCACCAAGTCACTGCTTGGTCCATCTACACAAG aACTGTATCCCCCAGTATACTTTAGGCCACTGGCAAAAATTGG AGTCAGCTACCCAATTCCTGGCTGCTCAGAAGCTGCCTTTGACTCTGGCCGGAGCCTCGTACGAGGGGGTTGCTGTCAATGATTGTATAGAGAGTGGGCGCCAGGCAGCAGCCCGTGTCCTGGGCACAGAACCTAACAGTTGA
- the PPOX gene encoding protoporphyrinogen oxidase isoform X1: MGRTVVVLGGGISGLAASYHLSRAPCPPKVVLVEGSERLGGWIRSVRGPDGAVFELGPRGIRPAGVLGARTLLMQVSELGLDSEVLPVRGDHAAAQNRFLYVGGALHALPSGIRGLLRPSPPFSKPLFWAGLKELTTPRGKDPDETVHSFAERRLGPEVASLAMDSLCRGVFAGNSRELSMRSCFPSLFQAEQTHRSILLGLLLGAGQGPQPDSALIRQARAERWSQWSLRGGLETLPQALNTHLTSRGVSVLRGQPVCGLSLQAEGCWKVSLGDSNLEADHIISAIPASVLSKLLPAEAAPLARALSTITAVSVAVVNLQYRGARLPVQGFGHLVPSSEDPGILGIVYDSVAFPEQDGSPPGLRVTVMLGGSWLQTLEARGSVLSQELFQKEAEKAAATQLGLKEPPSHCLVHLHKNCIPQYTLGHWQKLESATQFLAAQKLPLTLAGASYEGVAVNDCIESGRQAAARVLGTEPNS, from the exons ATGGGCCGGACCGTGGTCGTGCTGGGCGGAGGGATCAGCGGCTTGGCCGCTAGTTACCACCTGAGCCGGGCCCCTTGTCCCCCCAAG GTGGTCTTGGTGGAGGGCAGCGAGCGCCTGGGAGGCTGGATCCGCTCGGTACGAGGCCCAGATGGTGCTGTCTTTGAACTTGGACCTCGAGGAATTCGgccggcgggagtcctgggagcCCGGACCCTGCTCATG CAGGTTTCCGAGCTTGGCTTGGACTCAGAAGTGTTGCCTGTCCGGGGAGACCATGCAGCTGCCCAGAACAGGTTCCTGTATGTAGGTGGCGCCCTGCACGCCCTGCCCTCTGGCATCAG GGGGCTACTCCGCCCTTCACCTCCCTTCTCCAAACCTCTGTTCTGGGCTGGGCTGAAGGAGTTGACTACGCCCCGGGGCAAAGACCCTGATGAGACTGTGCACAGTTTCGCCGAGCGCCGCCTTGGTCCTGAG GTGGCGTCTCTAGCCATGGACAGTCTTTGCCGTGGAGTGTTTGCAGGCAACAGCCGTGAGCTCAGCATGAGGTCCTGCTTTCCCAGTCTCTTCCAAGCTGAGCAAACCCATCGTTCCATATTactggggctgctgctgggggCAG GGCAGGGCCCACAGCCAGACTCAGCACTTATTCGCCAGGCTCGGGCTGAGCGCTGGAGCCAGTGGTCACTCCGTGGAGGGCTGGAgacattgcctcaggcccttaaCACCCACCTGACTAGTAGGGGTGTCAGTGTTCTCAGAGGCCAGCCAGTCTGTGGGCTCAGCCTCCAAGCAGAAGGGTGCTGGAAG GTGTCTCTAGGGGACAGCAACCTGGAGGCTGACCACATTATTAGTGCCATTCCAGCTTCAG TGCTCAGCAAGCTGCTCCCTGCTGAGGCTGCACCTCTGGCTCGTGCTCTGAGTACCATCACTGCTGTGTCTGTGGCTGTGGTGAATCTACAGTACCGAGGAGCTCGTCTGCCTGTCCAG gGATTTGGACATCTGGTGCCATCCTCAGAAGACCCAGGCATCCTGGGAATCGTGTATGACTCAGTTGCTTTCCCTGAGCAGGATGGGAGCCCCCCTGGCCTCAGAGTGACT GTGATGTTGGGAGGTTCCTGGTTACAGACATTAGAAGCCAGGGGCAGTGTCTTATCTCAGGAGCTGTTCCAAAAGGAGGCAGAGAAAGCAGCTGCCACTCAGTTAGGACTGAAGGAGCCACCAAGTCACTGCTTGGTCCATCTACACAAG aACTGTATCCCCCAGTATACTTTAGGCCACTGGCAAAAATTGG AGTCAGCTACCCAATTCCTGGCTGCTCAGAAGCTGCCTTTGACTCTGGCCGGAGCCTCGTACGAGGGGGTTGCTGTCAATGATTGTATAGAGAGTGGGCGCCAGGCAGCAGCCCGTGTCCTGGGCACAGAACCTAACAGTTGA
- the PPOX gene encoding protoporphyrinogen oxidase isoform X3, whose amino-acid sequence MVSELGLDSEVLPVRGDHAAAQNRFLYVGGALHALPSGIRGLLRPSPPFSKPLFWAGLKELTTPRGKDPDETVHSFAERRLGPEVASLAMDSLCRGVFAGNSRELSMRSCFPSLFQAEQTHRSILLGLLLGAGQGPQPDSALIRQARAERWSQWSLRGGLETLPQALNTHLTSRGVSVLRGQPVCGLSLQAEGCWKVSLGDSNLEADHIISAIPASVLSKLLPAEAAPLARALSTITAVSVAVVNLQYRGARLPVQGFGHLVPSSEDPGILGIVYDSVAFPEQDGSPPGLRVTVMLGGSWLQTLEARGSVLSQELFQKEAEKAAATQLGLKEPPSHCLVHLHKNCIPQYTLGHWQKLESATQFLAAQKLPLTLAGASYEGVAVNDCIESGRQAAARVLGTEPNS is encoded by the exons ATG GTTTCCGAGCTTGGCTTGGACTCAGAAGTGTTGCCTGTCCGGGGAGACCATGCAGCTGCCCAGAACAGGTTCCTGTATGTAGGTGGCGCCCTGCACGCCCTGCCCTCTGGCATCAG GGGGCTACTCCGCCCTTCACCTCCCTTCTCCAAACCTCTGTTCTGGGCTGGGCTGAAGGAGTTGACTACGCCCCGGGGCAAAGACCCTGATGAGACTGTGCACAGTTTCGCCGAGCGCCGCCTTGGTCCTGAG GTGGCGTCTCTAGCCATGGACAGTCTTTGCCGTGGAGTGTTTGCAGGCAACAGCCGTGAGCTCAGCATGAGGTCCTGCTTTCCCAGTCTCTTCCAAGCTGAGCAAACCCATCGTTCCATATTactggggctgctgctgggggCAG GGCAGGGCCCACAGCCAGACTCAGCACTTATTCGCCAGGCTCGGGCTGAGCGCTGGAGCCAGTGGTCACTCCGTGGAGGGCTGGAgacattgcctcaggcccttaaCACCCACCTGACTAGTAGGGGTGTCAGTGTTCTCAGAGGCCAGCCAGTCTGTGGGCTCAGCCTCCAAGCAGAAGGGTGCTGGAAG GTGTCTCTAGGGGACAGCAACCTGGAGGCTGACCACATTATTAGTGCCATTCCAGCTTCAG TGCTCAGCAAGCTGCTCCCTGCTGAGGCTGCACCTCTGGCTCGTGCTCTGAGTACCATCACTGCTGTGTCTGTGGCTGTGGTGAATCTACAGTACCGAGGAGCTCGTCTGCCTGTCCAG gGATTTGGACATCTGGTGCCATCCTCAGAAGACCCAGGCATCCTGGGAATCGTGTATGACTCAGTTGCTTTCCCTGAGCAGGATGGGAGCCCCCCTGGCCTCAGAGTGACT GTGATGTTGGGAGGTTCCTGGTTACAGACATTAGAAGCCAGGGGCAGTGTCTTATCTCAGGAGCTGTTCCAAAAGGAGGCAGAGAAAGCAGCTGCCACTCAGTTAGGACTGAAGGAGCCACCAAGTCACTGCTTGGTCCATCTACACAAG aACTGTATCCCCCAGTATACTTTAGGCCACTGGCAAAAATTGG AGTCAGCTACCCAATTCCTGGCTGCTCAGAAGCTGCCTTTGACTCTGGCCGGAGCCTCGTACGAGGGGGTTGCTGTCAATGATTGTATAGAGAGTGGGCGCCAGGCAGCAGCCCGTGTCCTGGGCACAGAACCTAACAGTTGA
- the PPOX gene encoding protoporphyrinogen oxidase isoform X5: protein MQVSELGLDSEVLPVRGDHAAAQNRFLYVGGALHALPSGIRGLLRPSPPFSKPLFWAGLKELTTPRGKDPDETVHSFAERRLGPEVASLAMDSLCRGVFAGNSRELSMRSCFPSLFQAEQTHRSILLGLLLGAGQGPQPDSALIRQARAERWSQWSLRGGLETLPQALNTHLTSRGVSVLRGQPVCGLSLQAEGCWKVSLGDSNLEADHIISAIPASVLSKLLPAEAAPLARALSTITAVSVAVVNLQYRGARLPVQGFGHLVPSSEDPGILGIVYDSVAFPEQDGSPPGLRVTVMLGGSWLQTLEARGSVLSQELFQKEAEKAAATQLGLKEPPSHCLVHLHKNCIPQYTLGHWQKLESATQFLAAQKLPLTLAGASYEGVAVNDCIESGRQAAARVLGTEPNS, encoded by the exons ATG CAGGTTTCCGAGCTTGGCTTGGACTCAGAAGTGTTGCCTGTCCGGGGAGACCATGCAGCTGCCCAGAACAGGTTCCTGTATGTAGGTGGCGCCCTGCACGCCCTGCCCTCTGGCATCAG GGGGCTACTCCGCCCTTCACCTCCCTTCTCCAAACCTCTGTTCTGGGCTGGGCTGAAGGAGTTGACTACGCCCCGGGGCAAAGACCCTGATGAGACTGTGCACAGTTTCGCCGAGCGCCGCCTTGGTCCTGAG GTGGCGTCTCTAGCCATGGACAGTCTTTGCCGTGGAGTGTTTGCAGGCAACAGCCGTGAGCTCAGCATGAGGTCCTGCTTTCCCAGTCTCTTCCAAGCTGAGCAAACCCATCGTTCCATATTactggggctgctgctgggggCAG GGCAGGGCCCACAGCCAGACTCAGCACTTATTCGCCAGGCTCGGGCTGAGCGCTGGAGCCAGTGGTCACTCCGTGGAGGGCTGGAgacattgcctcaggcccttaaCACCCACCTGACTAGTAGGGGTGTCAGTGTTCTCAGAGGCCAGCCAGTCTGTGGGCTCAGCCTCCAAGCAGAAGGGTGCTGGAAG GTGTCTCTAGGGGACAGCAACCTGGAGGCTGACCACATTATTAGTGCCATTCCAGCTTCAG TGCTCAGCAAGCTGCTCCCTGCTGAGGCTGCACCTCTGGCTCGTGCTCTGAGTACCATCACTGCTGTGTCTGTGGCTGTGGTGAATCTACAGTACCGAGGAGCTCGTCTGCCTGTCCAG gGATTTGGACATCTGGTGCCATCCTCAGAAGACCCAGGCATCCTGGGAATCGTGTATGACTCAGTTGCTTTCCCTGAGCAGGATGGGAGCCCCCCTGGCCTCAGAGTGACT GTGATGTTGGGAGGTTCCTGGTTACAGACATTAGAAGCCAGGGGCAGTGTCTTATCTCAGGAGCTGTTCCAAAAGGAGGCAGAGAAAGCAGCTGCCACTCAGTTAGGACTGAAGGAGCCACCAAGTCACTGCTTGGTCCATCTACACAAG aACTGTATCCCCCAGTATACTTTAGGCCACTGGCAAAAATTGG AGTCAGCTACCCAATTCCTGGCTGCTCAGAAGCTGCCTTTGACTCTGGCCGGAGCCTCGTACGAGGGGGTTGCTGTCAATGATTGTATAGAGAGTGGGCGCCAGGCAGCAGCCCGTGTCCTGGGCACAGAACCTAACAGTTGA
- the PPOX gene encoding protoporphyrinogen oxidase isoform X4: MRLCTVSPSAALVLSLTLKVASLAMDSLCRGVFAGNSRELSMRSCFPSLFQAEQTHRSILLGLLLGAGQGPQPDSALIRQARAERWSQWSLRGGLETLPQALNTHLTSRGVSVLRGQPVCGLSLQAEGCWKVSLGDSNLEADHIISAIPASVLSKLLPAEAAPLARALSTITAVSVAVVNLQYRGARLPVQGFGHLVPSSEDPGILGIVYDSVAFPEQDGSPPGLRVTVMLGGSWLQTLEARGSVLSQELFQKEAEKAAATQLGLKEPPSHCLVHLHKNCIPQYTLGHWQKLESATQFLAAQKLPLTLAGASYEGVAVNDCIESGRQAAARVLGTEPNS; this comes from the exons ATGAGACTGTGCACAGTTTCGCCGAGCGCCGCCTTGGTCCTGAG TCTCACCCTTAAGGTGGCGTCTCTAGCCATGGACAGTCTTTGCCGTGGAGTGTTTGCAGGCAACAGCCGTGAGCTCAGCATGAGGTCCTGCTTTCCCAGTCTCTTCCAAGCTGAGCAAACCCATCGTTCCATATTactggggctgctgctgggggCAG GGCAGGGCCCACAGCCAGACTCAGCACTTATTCGCCAGGCTCGGGCTGAGCGCTGGAGCCAGTGGTCACTCCGTGGAGGGCTGGAgacattgcctcaggcccttaaCACCCACCTGACTAGTAGGGGTGTCAGTGTTCTCAGAGGCCAGCCAGTCTGTGGGCTCAGCCTCCAAGCAGAAGGGTGCTGGAAG GTGTCTCTAGGGGACAGCAACCTGGAGGCTGACCACATTATTAGTGCCATTCCAGCTTCAG TGCTCAGCAAGCTGCTCCCTGCTGAGGCTGCACCTCTGGCTCGTGCTCTGAGTACCATCACTGCTGTGTCTGTGGCTGTGGTGAATCTACAGTACCGAGGAGCTCGTCTGCCTGTCCAG gGATTTGGACATCTGGTGCCATCCTCAGAAGACCCAGGCATCCTGGGAATCGTGTATGACTCAGTTGCTTTCCCTGAGCAGGATGGGAGCCCCCCTGGCCTCAGAGTGACT GTGATGTTGGGAGGTTCCTGGTTACAGACATTAGAAGCCAGGGGCAGTGTCTTATCTCAGGAGCTGTTCCAAAAGGAGGCAGAGAAAGCAGCTGCCACTCAGTTAGGACTGAAGGAGCCACCAAGTCACTGCTTGGTCCATCTACACAAG aACTGTATCCCCCAGTATACTTTAGGCCACTGGCAAAAATTGG AGTCAGCTACCCAATTCCTGGCTGCTCAGAAGCTGCCTTTGACTCTGGCCGGAGCCTCGTACGAGGGGGTTGCTGTCAATGATTGTATAGAGAGTGGGCGCCAGGCAGCAGCCCGTGTCCTGGGCACAGAACCTAACAGTTGA